Proteins encoded by one window of Maliibacterium massiliense:
- a CDS encoding DUF2809 domain-containing protein yields the protein MRRRRLCYGACALALIACGLLLRFYRSRLPALVGEYAPDAVWAMMVYAFCGLLLDRAPARHAACALCLCYAIEISQLYHAPWIDALRAHPLGHMVLGQGFLWSDLACYSAGVALAFGIDLLLRRHCAHKKQPA from the coding sequence ATGCGCAGGAGGCGTTTGTGTTACGGCGCGTGCGCGCTGGCGCTGATCGCGTGCGGGCTGCTGCTGCGCTTCTATCGGTCGCGCCTGCCCGCGCTTGTGGGGGAATACGCGCCCGATGCGGTTTGGGCCATGATGGTGTACGCGTTCTGTGGCCTGCTGCTTGATCGCGCGCCCGCGCGCCATGCCGCGTGCGCGCTCTGCCTGTGCTATGCCATCGAGATAAGCCAGCTCTACCACGCCCCCTGGATCGACGCACTGCGTGCCCATCCGCTGGGGCACATGGTGCTGGGGCAGGGTTTTTTGTGGAGCGATCTTGCCTGCTACAGCGCGGGCGTGGCGCTGGCATTTGGCATTGACCTGCTTTTGCGTCGCCATTGCGCGCATAAAAAACAGCCCGCATAG